In Haladaptatus cibarius D43, the sequence TCCACCAGTTCGTGACGCAACGCACAGTTGCTCGGTCGATTTGGTTTCGTCGCTGTTTCCGAACTTTCTGAACTATCCGCCGCTCTCTTTCGGTCGTCTACTGTCGTACACCCTGCTAACAGGGCCGTCACCACAGCAGACACGGTGGTGCGTCTGTTTGTATCGACCATTTCGTCTACGTAGTTGAAGAACAGTAATATGTCATTCGAATTTTAACACATATTTTATAATCGGCTGGCCAACGCGCTCGACAACTGTCAGATCCATATCGAGGCGTATCACGGAACCTTTACTCTATTCGGACGAACACAAACCTATGCACGTAGACCATCTCGGTATCGCAACCGACGAAGCGAGCGAACTGGCAGAACTGTACGCAGACCTCTTCGACGCTCCGATCGTCCACGAAGAGGAATTCGACGGCCTGCGCGTCATTTTCCTCGAATTCGATGACAGCTACTTCGAACTGCTGGAACCGATAGAGGAGGGAACCATTTCCCGCTATTTAGACAATCGCGGGGCAGGGATTCACCACGTCGCGCTCGAAACGGACGACATCGAGGGTGCGCTCGAAACCGCTCGCGGGCACGGCGTCGAACTGATTGACGAGGAACCACGACTCGGCGCGTGGGGACACGACGTGGCCTTTTTGCATCCGAAATCGACGGGCGGCGTGCTCATCGAGTTCGTAGAACACTGAAAAGCGAGACGAATCGGTACCGAGTTCGACCGGCGAGCGAAGCGCGTCAGCGCCGAGCGAGCGCGCTCATTTGAAACGGAACGTTTCCAAGTTCTTCGGCGCGAAGGTTCGGATGTTGAACTCGTGATAGAGCGACGAGGAGAGGTCTTGGGTCGAACTCTCGTCGCCGTGGACACAGAGCACCTTCTCGGGGCGCGGGTTCATCGTTTTGACGAAGTTCATCAATCCGGCGCGGTCTGCGTGGCCGGAGAAACCATCCACCGTCTCCACGTCCATTTTCAGGCTAAGCGTCTTGCTCCGATTGCCGCGTCCGTTGAGCGGGATTTCGTCCCAACCGGTCTGGATGCGCCGACCGAGCGTTCCCTGTGCCTGATAGCCGACGAAGACCATCGTATTGTCCGGGTCGCCGCCGAGGTGTTCGAGCCACGACATGATTGGGCCGCCGGTGACCATCCCCGAAGTCGAGAGGATGATTGCCGGGTCGCCGTCCGCAACGTCCTGTCGTTCGTCCTCGCCGCCGTCGATGTGATTGAACTGTGGCGCGAGGAACGGATTCTCGTCCTCGTGGAAGATTCTGTCGCGGAGGTCGTCGCGGAGGTATTCGGGATACGTGGTGTGGATGGCCGTCGCCTCCCAAATCATTCCGTCCAGATGCACCGGCATTGTCGGAATGTCGCCGTTTCGCATCGCCTCTTCGATGACGAGCATCATCTCCTGCGAGCGACCCACGGCGAACGCAGGAATGACGACTTTGCCACCCTTCTCGTAGGTTTCGTTGATGACCTCTTTGAGTCGCTCTTCCGAGTCGGCTTGGTCGGTCTGGTAGTCGTTTCGACCGCCGTAGGTGGATTCGAGGACGAGGGTTTCCACGCGCGGGAAGTCGTTGACCGCGCCGTTGAACAGGCGGGTGTCCTCGTAATGAATGTCGCCCGAGAACGCGACGTTGTAGAGGCCGTCGCCGATGTGGAAGTGGGAGACGGAGGAGCCGAGGATGTGTCCCGCGTTGTGGAACGTGAGTTTCACGTCGGGCGCGATGTCGGTCACGTCGCCGTATTCGAGCGGGATGGTGTGTTTGATGGCTTCTCGCACCATTTCGCTCTCGTATGGTGGGACGCGGCCTTCCTTTGCGGCCACGTCGAGGTAGTCCAGTTGGAGCAATCCCATCAAATCCCTGCTCGGTTCCGTCGTGTAAATTGGGCCGTCGTAGCCGTATTTGAAGAGGAGCGGAACGAGCGCGCTGTGGTCTAAGTGAGCGTGCGTGAGTACCACTGCGTCGATGGTGCTCGCACCCGCGCCGAGCGCTTCCTCCACTTGGAGGTACGGCACGTCCTCGGAACCGGGTTTGTCGCCGCAGTCGATGAGAATTCGGGTTTCCGGCGTTGCGAGGATGAAACTCGCGCGACCGACTTCGCGGCAACAGCCGAGGGTGGTGATGCGAACCCACTCTTCGTTGCTCATCTCCTCGCGGTGAATCTGCCGACCGACCTTCTCTAAAATATCGCGTCTATCTTCGCGTTCCTGTTTCAGGAAGTTTCGAACGTTCGACACCGTCGAAGATTCGATTGGCGGCGTGCGAACGACTTCCGGCGTCCAGCCCACTTCCTGTGTAATCTGTCGGAGCGTACTCCCGTGTTTGCCGATAACCATTCCGGGCTTTTCGGCTTCGATGACGACTTCTCCCGTATCCACGTGGAAATCGAGGTCGGTGACGCCCGCCTCGTCTGGAATGACTTCGAGGATATCCTTTCGCGCCCTATCCGGCCGCGAGAGGACGTCGGGGTCGGGCCGAACAGTGATTCGCTTTCGAAGTTGGCTCGCCAGTTTTCGAATCAAGTCGCCGTTCTGCGCGAATTTCTTTGGGTCGCGCGTGTAGACGACGAGTTCGGGGCCTTCGTATTTGACGTCAGACACCGAAATGTCGCTCGGCAGTTCGCTCGTGATCGTTGCTTTGAGGTCTTCGAGTTGTTGCTCTACTTTACTCATGGTGAAAACAGTCTGCTTCGTCCGTCGAGAGAGCAAATGCTGGTTGTCCGATGTCTCGAATGATGTCGCAAATGGTGTGTTCGAACACCGTAATCACTACGACTTAGACAGCACAGCATAGATTGTCTCGCTTATTTTTTGCGGGATTGTAATGTCGCGCACTGATGCGCATAGTGTGGTCCCGGCCTCCGAAAGCCAACTGCTCATGGGGGACACAGGAAAACCCGCTTATCACACAGTAGTTCACGAGGTTATAAAAGCCTTCTCAATATTCGTGAACTTGTTACGTTACCACCGTAGCAGTCCGCTCGAAGGGAAATTACACAGCCGACGGTACAACTAAACCGGTTCTCGACAAGATGTGTTCGTGCATCTCTCACCCTCCCGCGTCGCCGCCGAACACGAATGGGTGCGCGACCGAACCGAAGTCGTTGCGCTCATCAACCGCGTCCGCGCCGAACTCGGTGACGCCTTCGAGACGACAGTTGCAGAAATCACGGAATCGCAGTACCAAACCGAAGTAGACGCCGTATTCGCCGACGGCGACCTCGCGGTGAACGTCGCCGGACTGGTCATCATTCTCCGTGAATTGGACGTAGACGGCGACTACCCCGGATTCGTCGTGGACGAACTCCTCGGCCGGGAACTCGCCGGAATGATTGCGGGCAATCAACCACTTCGGCTGCTCGGTGAGGCGACGTTCCACTACGCGGACGTACTGCATCACGAAGACGACGAAGTCGCCGGAGTGGACGATTTGGAGGCCGCACTCGCCGCGGGATTTCAGACGCGATTGCCGGGCTGGAAATGGACGGAAACAGAAAGTCCGTTTTCGGTGGAGTAAGCTTTAGAAACGGAATCAGGCGTCTACGTCGATGTTGAAGTGACGCCCGCCGCGCGCGATGTCGAAGCCGATGAACGCCAACGAGAGCGCGCTGATAACCGTGATGGCGACCCACCAGAGTTCGTCTTGGGCGAGGAGGTTTCCGAACAGGTACGACGACGCGATACAGAGGTAGCCAACTCCCGCCAGTCGGTGTGCCTTGACGTTCCACGAGAGGTCAACGGTCGCACCGATGAGAAGCAAACCGCCGAGAATGCCGAAGACGACCTGCACGAAATGGCTCGCGTCGGTCAGCACGTCAAAGCCAAAGACGAACAGAAGGCCGCAGTTGATGAGGAGGATGAATAGTCCAAGGAATCGGAGTCCTCGGCGACCCATTCCGCCGGTCGGTGCCGAGATGGTCGGCGCTTTCATAGCTATCTGTTGTCGAACTAAACGTAAATAGCTTGTCGCTTTGGCGTTCAAGAAGCGGAAACGAAGACAGCAGAATGGAGCTCAGTTCAACAGTTTGAAACCAAATCAAAATAACCACCCCTGCCCCATAATAAATTCATATTTATTCCGTCAAAACGACTTTAACACAATATTTCTTGTCTGCATTTGTATGTCCGAGAGAAAGCGAGATGCTGAAACGAGTCGTCACGGACTGTTGAATCGACGTGACTACCTGAAGGCGAGTACGATGGCGACAGTTGGCGTCGGCGCGCTCACCACGATGGACGAGTTCGTCGGCGAAGCGGCGGCCGTCTCGACTGCCGACCCATCGCCTTCGGATTCGAAAATCGGTGGCGGTTCGGAGTACGAAAACGACATCACCCGAAGCGATGCGACGGTCACCGTTAGCACGAAATCTGGACTGAAAACCGAACTGAGCAATGTGGGTTCCGGGGACGTGGTCTGGGTCGAGAACTCGGCGGAAATCGACATGACCGGTGAATCGAACATCGAAATTCCGTCCGGCGTGACCTTGGCAAGCGGACGCGGGATTGACGGTTCACGGGGCGCGCTCCTCCACGTAGACCAACCGACGAGCGACAGGGATACCCACGCGCTGTTCAAATCGCCATACGAAAAGGGAGTTCGCGTTACCGGAATCCAACTTCGTGGTCCCTATCCCGGTGGCTACTTCGACCCGCCTGTTTCCTCCGATAGCGACGAGTTCAAAGGGTATTGGTCGACGGCGGTTCAGTTCTACAATACGGAATCAGCCAGAAACATCGAAATCGACAACTGTCATCTGTGGGGGTGGAGCGTTGCGGCAGTCCGCGTCGGAGCGAACGCAAATGCGGACGAGAACGAGACGACCTATCCGACCGGAACGCACGTTCACCACTGCTCCATCCACACCAACGCGATGGAGCATCTCGGCTACGGTATCGACCTCCTGAACGGCGACGAACATCTCATCGAATACTGTTACTTCGACCTCAACCGTCACTGCATCGACGGTTTCGGCAACCCGGACAACGGCTACGAAGCCCGGTACAACATCGTGGACGACCGAACCGTCAGTCACGCCTTCGACATGCACAACTGGCAGTCGAACAAGGGCGACCGCGATGTTGCGGGAAGTACCATCCACATCCACCACAACACGTTCCGGTACGACAACGAGGTGCAGGGCGATTCGGACGACTACCGCGACGGCAGTCCACAGGAGTACATCAAAATACGGGGTGCACCCGACAACCGCTGTGACATGGACAACAACTGGTTCCAGCAGAAAGAGAAACCACCAGCAGGAACCACTGGCGGCGACGACTACGCGTACACCCAAACAGGCGTCTCCTCGTGGACGAACATGTACGAGTCGAACAACGCATTCGGCCCGGAAGAACCCGCCGCGAACATCGGCGCACCGCGGAGCAGTGCTAACTTCGAGTACAACGACGACGTAACTGCCGTCGATGCCTCCGTGGATTCGAACGGCAAGCAGTCCGCGCTGAAGCTCAGCGTCACGAACAACTTCGGTTCGAAACTGAACATCACGGACGTAACCATTTCCCCGTCCAATTCGGCCATCAACGAACTCTCCGACCACACGATGGAGGAAGGTAAATGGAAGAGCGAACTGTACGTCGATGCTGACATTCAGGACAGCGCGGCGGACGTAAACGACGGCCTCACCCTGCCGGGTTCCATCGACCTCAGAAACGACGGGCATTCGGAGAGCGACAAACGTTGGGCCGTGTTCTCACCCGGTTCGACCGGGTGGATTTATCTCTACCAGTTCGAAGACGACGGTGTTGCCGTGAATATGGTCGGTGAAACGGTCGATTTGACCGTCGATTACTACCTCGATGATGGCAACGGGACGACTGGGTCGGAGACGTTCACGCTCTCGCTGTAGTCGAGACTTTTGTCGTGATCGCTCGATAACCGGAATTGTGACGAACAAGCCCCCGCGACGAACACCGCGGGTTTATTATTCTCGTGGCTGACCTCCGAGTATGAGCAACGACCAGGAACTCGGTATCACCGAGTCCAAATCACACAGTCCAGGCGACTGGTACGCCGAAGTGGTTCTGAAGGCTGGCCTCGCGGATTACGCCCCAATGGGCGGGTTCATCGTCACCCGCCCACGCGGGTACGCCCTTTGGGAGGGCCTGCAAAACCATCTCGATTCGTGGTTCAAAGACACCGGCGCACAGAACGCCTACTTCCCCGCGCTCATCCCCGAGAGCTACCTCGAACGGGAAAGCGACATCGTGGAAGGCTTTGACCCGGAAGTGGCGTGGGTCACCCACGGCGGCCACGACGAACTCGAAGAGCGACTCGCCTTCCGCCCGACCAGCGAGAGCATCATCACGCCGTTCATGAGCCAGTGGGTGCGAAGCCACCGCGACCTGCCCCTGCGACTCAACCAGTGGTGTAGCGTGATTCGATGGGAGGCGACCGACACCAAGCCGTTTTTCCGAACCAAGGAGTTCCTCTGGCAGGAGGGTCACACCGCCCACGAAACCGAGGGCGAGGCGTGGGACGAGACGATGACCCGACTCGGCCAGTACGAACGACTGTACGAGGACGTGCTGGGAATCCCCGTCATGCGCGGTCGAAAACCGGAACACGACAAGTTCCCCGGCGCGCACACCACGACCACTGTCGAGGCACTGATGCCCGACGGAAAATCGGTGCAGGGCGGGACGAGCCACTACCTCGGACAGGGCTTCGCGGAAGCCTACGACCTCTTTTTCACCGACGAGAACGAGGACGAGCGCCCGGCACACACCACATCGTGGGGACTGTCGTGGCGTGCAATCGGCGCGCTCATCATGACCCACAGCGACGAACAGGGATTCGTCTGCCCACCCGAACTCGCACCCGAGCAGGTCGTCATCGTCCCGATTTGGCAGGAAGAGAACCGCGAAGAAGTCCTCTCCTACGCGGAAGGCATCGCGGACGACCTCGAAGCCAAGGGCATCCGCGTCGAACTGGACGACCGCGACGAGCGCAACCCCGGCTTCAAATTCAACGAGTGGGAACTCAAAGGCGTCCCAGTTAGATTCGAAATCGGCCCCCACGAAGTCGAGGACGACGAAATCACGGTCGTTCACCGACCCGACGGCGAGTCGGTCGTGGAAGACCGCGCCGAAATCGCCGATGCGATGGAAGACCACTTCGACGTGGTCTACGACA encodes:
- the mce gene encoding methylmalonyl-CoA epimerase, with the protein product MHVDHLGIATDEASELAELYADLFDAPIVHEEEFDGLRVIFLEFDDSYFELLEPIEEGTISRYLDNRGAGIHHVALETDDIEGALETARGHGVELIDEEPRLGAWGHDVAFLHPKSTGGVLIEFVEH
- a CDS encoding beta-CASP ribonuclease aCPSF1, with translation MSKVEQQLEDLKATITSELPSDISVSDVKYEGPELVVYTRDPKKFAQNGDLIRKLASQLRKRITVRPDPDVLSRPDRARKDILEVIPDEAGVTDLDFHVDTGEVVIEAEKPGMVIGKHGSTLRQITQEVGWTPEVVRTPPIESSTVSNVRNFLKQEREDRRDILEKVGRQIHREEMSNEEWVRITTLGCCREVGRASFILATPETRILIDCGDKPGSEDVPYLQVEEALGAGASTIDAVVLTHAHLDHSALVPLLFKYGYDGPIYTTEPSRDLMGLLQLDYLDVAAKEGRVPPYESEMVREAIKHTIPLEYGDVTDIAPDVKLTFHNAGHILGSSVSHFHIGDGLYNVAFSGDIHYEDTRLFNGAVNDFPRVETLVLESTYGGRNDYQTDQADSEERLKEVINETYEKGGKVVIPAFAVGRSQEMMLVIEEAMRNGDIPTMPVHLDGMIWEATAIHTTYPEYLRDDLRDRIFHEDENPFLAPQFNHIDGGEDERQDVADGDPAIILSTSGMVTGGPIMSWLEHLGGDPDNTMVFVGYQAQGTLGRRIQTGWDEIPLNGRGNRSKTLSLKMDVETVDGFSGHADRAGLMNFVKTMNPRPEKVLCVHGDESSTQDLSSSLYHEFNIRTFAPKNLETFRFK
- the proS gene encoding proline--tRNA ligase, with product MSNDQELGITESKSHSPGDWYAEVVLKAGLADYAPMGGFIVTRPRGYALWEGLQNHLDSWFKDTGAQNAYFPALIPESYLERESDIVEGFDPEVAWVTHGGHDELEERLAFRPTSESIITPFMSQWVRSHRDLPLRLNQWCSVIRWEATDTKPFFRTKEFLWQEGHTAHETEGEAWDETMTRLGQYERLYEDVLGIPVMRGRKPEHDKFPGAHTTTTVEALMPDGKSVQGGTSHYLGQGFAEAYDLFFTDENEDERPAHTTSWGLSWRAIGALIMTHSDEQGFVCPPELAPEQVVIVPIWQEENREEVLSYAEGIADDLEAKGIRVELDDRDERNPGFKFNEWELKGVPVRFEIGPHEVEDDEITVVHRPDGESVVEDRAEIADAMEDHFDVVYDKMYESAAETLENNVREADSRDEILGTIGQHGGYVKAPWCGDEACEEEIKEPISAEIVMVPLDRDEEPCGDECAMCGDEAAETAYFAKSY